GAGAGTCCGAGTCCCGCCCTGCGGGCCCGGTCGGCCAGCCGGACCGAGACGATGCTGTCGCCGCCGAGGGCGAAGAAGTCGTCGTGGAGGCCGACGCGTTCGACTTCGAGGACCTCGGCGAACAGGGCGCACAGTGCCTTCTCCGGTTCGGTGCGCGGCGGGTCGAAGGTGCTCGCCCGCGTGAAGTCGGGGGCGGGCAGTGCGCGGCGGTCGAGCTTGCCGCTGGGGGTCAGCGGCAGCGCCTCCAGGACCACCACGGCGGCCGGCACGAGGTGGGCGGGCAGCCGCTCGGCGAGGGCGTGGCGCAGGCCGGCCGGTTCCGGGCGGCGGCCGGCACCGGTGTCCGGTTCGACGTACGCCACGAGCCGCCGGGGCGCCGTTCCGTCCTCCCGGGCCACGACCGCGGCCGCGCGCACACCGGGCAGGGCACGGGCCGCCGCCTCGATCTCGCCGGGTTCGACCCGGAAGCCGCGGATCTTGACCTGCTGGTCGGCCCTGCCCAGGAACTCGACCGTGCCGTCGGGGCGCAGCCGGGCCAGGTCGCCGGTGCGGTAGAGGCGGCTGCCCGGCGGCCCGAAGGGGTCGGCGACGAACCGTTCGGCGGTGCGGCCGGGTTGGTTCAGGTAGCCGCGGGCCAGCCCGTCCCCCGCGAGATACAGCTCCCCGACCGCTCCGGTGGGGGCCGGGCTCAGGAAGGGGTCGAGAACATGGACCCGGGTACCGGCGATCGGCCGCCCGAGCGGGACGGTTCCCGCGGTTCGCCGCCGGGGCTCCGCGGGGTCCGCGTCCCGTCGGCCCGCCCGGCTTTCGTCGTCGGCGTGCACATGGGCGAGGCTGTCGCCCGCCGCCTCCGAGCAGCCGTACAGGTTGACCAGGCGGGCCTTCGGCCAGCGGGCGGTGAGCTGGTGGGCCAGGTCGGTGGTGAGGGGTTCGCCGCTGGAGATCCAGGTGCGGACCGAGTCGAAGCTGCCGGGCGGGGCGGACTCGACGAGGGTGGTGTAGAGGCTGGGGACGGCGGTGAGCAGGGTGGCGCGGTGCCGGGAGGCCAGCGCGGCGAGGGCGGTGGGGTCGCCGGTCGTCCCGTCGTCGGCGAGGGCCACGGCCTCCCCCGCGACCAGCGCGCCGAGCAGTTCGGTCAGGCCGTCGATGAAGCTGATCGGGCTCTTGGCGACGCGCACGCCGGCCGGACCGTCCGTCAGGGTCCTGCCCCAGGCGAGCCGGTTGGCCAGGGCCCGCTGCGTGCCGAGCACGCCCTTGGGGCGGCCGGTGGAGCCGGAGGTGAAGACGACGTACGCGGGATGGTCGGGGGACAGCGGCGGGCGCGGTACGGCGGTGGACGTCTCGCCGGGGTCGCAGACCGACTTCGGGTCGAGGGCGAGTCGCCGGGCGGTCTCCTGGTCGCTCACCACGAGCCGTGGTCGCGCGTCCGTCAGCATGAGGGCGATGCGTTCGGGCGGGTAGGACGGGTCGACCGGCATGCAGGCGGCCCCTGCCTTGAGGGTGGCCAGCAGCGCGGTGACGAGGTCCGGGCCGCGGGGCAGGGCGACGGCCACGACGGACTCGGGCCCGGCGCCGCGCGCGAGCAGGGCGGCGGCCAACCCGTCGGCGGCGGCGTCCAATTGGGCGAAGGTGAGGGTCGTGTCGCCATGGTGGACGGCGGTGGCCAGCGGCGTGCGCGCGGCCTGTTCTTCGAAGAGGTCGCGGACGGCGGTGTGCCGCTGGCCCGGAGTGGCGGCGCGGCGCTCGTCGTACGAGGCGGTGTGCCACTGGTCCGGAGCGGCGGCGCGGCGCTCGTCGTACGAGGCGGTGTGCCACTGGTCCGGAGCAGCGGCGCGGCGCTCGTCGTACGAGGCGGTGTGCCGCTGGCCCGGAGTGGCGGCGCGGCGCTCGTCGTACGAGGCGGTGTGCCACTGGCCCGGAGCGGCGGCGCGGCGCTCGTCGTACGAGGCGGTGTGCCACTGGCCCGGAGCAGCGGCGCGGCGCTCGTCGTACGAGGCGGTGTGCCACTGGTCCGGAGCAGCGGCGCGGCGCTCGTCGTACGAGGCGGTGTGCCGCTGGTCCGGAGCGGCGGCGCGGCGCTCGTCGTACGAGGCGGTGTGCCGCTGGCCCGGAGCGGCGGCGCGGCGCTCGTCGTACGAGGCGGTGTGCCACTGGTCCGGAGCGGCGGCGCGGCGCTCGTCGTACGAGGCGGTGTGCCGCTGGCCCGGAGCGGCGGCGCGGCGCTCGTCGTGCGGGGCCGTGTCCAGCCGTCCCACCAGTCGGTCGGGTTCCTCCGTGAACGCCCGTATCAGCCGGTGCAACGCGGCCGCGATGCCGGTCACCGTCGCGTGGTCGAGGGCCGTCGGCTGGTGGCTGAAGGTCAGGGTGAGCCGGTCGCCGGGCAGGGCGGTGAGGGTGAGCGGGTAGTGGGTGGCGTCGCGGACCGACACCTCGGTCATGCGGGGGCCGTCGGGCCCGAGGGCGCGGACGATGCCCTCGTCGTCGATGGGGTAGCTCTCGAAGACCAGCAGGGTGTCGAAGAGGAGGCCCTGCCCGGTGGCCCGCTGGACGCCGGCGAGCCCGAGGTGCTGGTGGCCCAGCAGGGCCGCCTGCTCGGACTGGACGCGCCTCAGGAGGTCGGCGAGCGGCTCGGCGGGGCGTAACCGCACCCGGACCGGCAGGGTGTTGATGAACAGTCCGACCATCGACTCGATGCCGGGGACGTCGGCGTCGCGGCCGGAGACGGTGGCGCCGAGGACGACGTCCAGCCGGCCGGTGTGCCGGGCGAGGAGCACCGCCCACAGTCCCTGGAGCACCGTGCTGACGGTCACCCCGTTGGCGCGGGCGGTGGCGGTGAGGGCCGTCGTCTCCCGCTCGGAGAGTTCCACGACGTGCCGCCCGGGCTGCCCGGCGGGGAGGTCCCGTGCCTCGGGGGCGATGAGGGAGGGTTCGTCGAGGCCGTCCAGGGCGGCCCGCCAGGCCTGTTCGGCGGCGGCGCGGTCCTGGCGGGACAGCCAGGCGAGGTAGTCGCGGTAGGGCCGGACCGGGGGCAGGGCGGCCGGGTCGCCGCCCGAGGTGTAGAGCCGGAAGAGCTCGCGGACCAGCACGGGCGCGGACCAGCCGTCCCACAGGAGGTGGTGCGAGGAGATCAGCAGCCGGTGGTCCCGGTCCCCGAACGCCACCAGCCGGACGCGCAGCAGCGGGGGGCGGGCGAGGTCGAAGCGGGTTTCGCGGTCCCGGGCGAGCAGGTCCTCGAACGCGGTCTGCCGCTCGGCCGGCGGCAGGCCGGTCAGGTCGGTGGCGCGCCAGGGCGTGCGGATGCCGCCGGCGATGACCTGCACCCGCCGGCCCGACCGCTGGGTGCGGAACGCGGCCCGCAGGTTGGCGTGCCGGGCCAGGAGGGCGTCGGCGGCGGTGCGCAACCGACCCTGGTCCAGCGACCCTTCGAGTCGGATGACCAGCTGTCCGGTGTAGACGTCCCGGGCGTGCTCGTCGTACAGGGCGTGGAAGACCATCCCCTCCTGCGTCGGCGACAGGGGGAGGACGTCCTCCACGGCCGGCCGGGGCGCCATCAGTCGCCGGCTCCGCGCATGGCCTCGGCCAGGCTGCGCGGGCGCATGTCCGTCCAGTTCCGCTCGATGTGCTCCAGGCAGGCGGCCCTGGTGTCCGGGCCGTGCACGCTCTCCCAGCCGGCCGGTACGGGCGCGAAGTCGGGCCACAGGGAGTACTGGCCCTCGTCGTTCACCAGGACGCGGAAGACGCCGCTGTCGTCGTCGAACGGGTTGGCCATGGCTCAGTTCCTCTCCTGCTGGGTGAAGGTTCCCGGGTACTGGTCCGGCGCCCCGGGCACCGGCTCGGCCGGGTCCGCGCCGAGGGCGAGGATCCGGTTGGCCTTGTCGACGTGGACGACCCGGGGCCGGTGGGTGGCGCGTTCCGATTCGTCGAGGACGGCGAACGACATGACGATCACGAGGTGGCCGGGGTGGACGAGGTGGGCGGCGGCCCCGTTGACGCCGATGACGCCGGTGCCGCGCGCGCCGGTGATGGCGTAGGTGGTGAGCCGGGCGCCGTTGTCGATGTCGACCACGTGGACCTGCTCGCCCTCGGTGATGTCGGCGGCGTCCATGAGGTCCTGATCGATCGTCAGGGACCCTACGTAGTGCAGATCGGCCTGGGTGACGGTGGCTCGGTGGATCTTGCCGTTGAGCAAGGTGCGCTGCACCATGACCCCCTGAGGAGTAGCACTTAGGTGAGGCTAACCTAAATCAACATCGCCGTGTCGGGAAGAACGGCTACGCGGAACAGTTGCGGAAGAACTCCAGGAGCACGCGGTTCACTTCGTCCGGGCGCTCCAGATAGCCGTAGTGGCCGCAGCCCTTGATCTCCTGGTAGAGGGCGCCGGGGACGGCCTCGGCGACCTCACGGCTCAGACGGGGCGGCAGGACGAGGTCGTCCGCGAAGCCGATCACCAGGCAGGGCACGTCGATCGCCCGGTAGGCGTCGAGCCGCCCCTCGGAGACCTCCAGGTCGAGCTGGGCCCTGACACCCGGCCCGGCGGGCTCCGGCGACAGCTCGAAGAGCTCCAGCCAGTCCCGGACCCGCTGTTCGTCGTCAAGGGTGGCGGGCGAGAGGTTCCGCACGGCCCGCACCCAGGCCGCGTAGGCAGGGGGCAGCTCCACCCCGCTGTCGTACAGGGCGCGTTCGGCCGCGGCGGTGGCGGCGCGCAGGGCGTCGGTCCTCCCTCGGGTGGCCATCAGCACGCCCTGCCGCACGAGCCGGGGGCGGCGCAGCATCAGCTCCTGGACGACGTACGCCCCCATGGAGACGCCGACGACGCGGCAGGGGGCGAGGCCGAGGTGCTCGATGAGACCCGCGGTGTCGGCCACGAGGTCGTCGACGGTGAAGCCCCCGGGGCACTCGTCGCTCGGCGGGACGCCCCGGTTGTCGAAGGTGACCACGCGGTGTCCGGCCTCGACCAGGGCGGGCACCTGGTGGAGGTGCCAGGCGCGCCCCCGGGCGCCCTGGCCCATGACCAGGAGCACGGGCTCGCCGTGACCGGTGTCGTCGTAGTGGATCCGGACTCCGTCGATGGTCGTGCTCGGCATGGCCCTCCTCGCGGGCGCGGGGTCAGTCGGCGGCGGGTGACGTCTCGGCGGGCGCCGCGCGTCCGTCACCGGCGGGCGGCCCCTGGAGGGTGGCCTTGCGCAGCCCCGGCAGGACGAGGGCGACCGCCGCCACTCCGGCCAGGCACACCACTCCGCCGACGACGGCGGCGCCGGCCGAGGAGCCGAGCGCCCGGGCCACCAGGCCGGCCTCCACATTGCCGACGGAGGGGCCGGCGGTGGCCTGGGCGAGCCAGAGGCTGCCGACCCGGCCCTGGAGACGGTCCGGCGTGTAGTGCTGGAGCAGGGCCCGGCGCAGAATCTCGGAGACGGTGTCGCCGAGGCCCGCCAGGGCCAGGAAGACCAGCGCGCTCCACAGGCTCGGGCTCAGGCCGAAGCAAGTGATCGCCAGGCCCCACAGCGCGACCGCGCCGATCAGGGCGCGTCCGGTGTGGTGGATCCGGCCTGTCCAGCCGCTGGCCAGGGCCCCGCAGAACGAGCCGACGGCGGGGGCGGTGTAGAGGAGGCCGACGGTGGAGGGGCCGCCGCCGAAGTGCTCGGTGCCGAGTTCCGGGAACAGCGCGTACGGCATGGCGAAGACCACGGCGCACACGTCGATCAGCAGCAGCCCGGCGACGACCTGGTTGCCCCGCAGGAAGCGCAGCCCCTCCCCCATGGCCTTCAGCGGGTGCTGTGGCTCCCCGGCCCCCTCGGGCGCGAGGCGGGGCAGCGGGGCGAGCAGGGCGAGACCCACGACGTAGATGACGGCGTCGGCCGCGAAGCACAGCGCGACGCCCGGCCCGGCCGCGATGACGCCCGCGAGGGAGGGCCCGGCCATGGCGCCGAGCTGGGCGGTGAGGGTCATCAGCGCCCCGGCTGCGGCGAGTTGGCCCGGCGCGACCAGGGCCGGGGCGGCGGCCATCAGGGCGGGTCCGCCGAGACCACTGGCGCCGCCCGCGAGGACGGCGGCAACGAACACGAACCACAACTGCGGGTCGGGCAGGGCCGCGTTCACCGCCAGGCCGGTGATCACCACGGCGGTCGCGGCCCGGGTGACGAGCACGATCCGGCGCCGGTCGACCCGGTCGGCGAGCACCCCGCCCGCGACCAGCCCGACCAGCAGCGACAGGCCCAACGACAGGCTCATCAGACCGACTTGGACCGACGAGCCGGTCAGTTCGTAGACCTGGATGCTGGCCGCGACCGAGGTGAGGTGCGTGCCCAGCATGGAGATCGCCTGGGTGGCGAACAGCAGCCGGAAGTGCCTGCTCGCTCTCAGGGGGGTGACATCGACGACGACTTCTCCCAGTCGCACCTTCGCACCTAACTCCTCAGGGACGGCGCGGCGAGCGGCGCCGGTTGCGCGGGGACGACGTAGGGGGCGACGCTGCGGAGTTTCTCGCAGGTCTCCTCCAGCTCCCGGGCGGGCGTCGACCCGGCGAGGATACCGGCGCCGGCCCGCAGCCAGGTGCGGCCGTCCTCCTCGAAGAGGCTGCGCAGGACCAGGGCGGCGTCGAGCGAGCCGTCGCTGCCCGCCATGAGGGCCGCGCCGCTGTAGATGCCGCGCGGCTCCTCCTCCAGCCGGGCGATGCAGTCGTACGCCGGTGCCTTGGGGATGCCGGAGGCGGTGACGGCCGGGAAGACGGCGCGCAGCACGTCCCAGGCGGTGGTGTTCTCGGCGAGCAGTCCGTGCACGCTGGAGCCGAGGTGCTGGACGCTGCCGCGCCGGCGCACGCTCAGCAGGTCGCGCACGGAGACGGTGCCCGGGCGGCACACGGTGGCCATCTCCTCCTCCGCCAGTTTCACGGAGAGCACGTGCTCGGAGATCTCCTTGGGGTCGGCGAGGAGTTCGGCGCGCAGCCGTTCGTCCTCCTGCTCGCCGAGGCCCCGGGCGCGGGTGCCGGCGAGCGGCTGGGTGAGGGCCCGGCCGTCCGCGCCGACCTCGGCGACGGTCTCGGGGCTGAAGCCGACGACCCGGCGTCCGCCGAGGTTCATCAGGTAGGAGCGGGCGGGGGTGTTGTGGGACCTGCCGTGCACGTAGGTGGCGGTGAAGTCGACCGGGTACGGCACCGGGACGGTCCGGGAGAGGATGACTTTCTGGAGTTCACCGGCCCGTATCTCCTCGATCGCGCGGGCGACGAGGCCGGGGTAGGTGCCGGCGGTGTCCGCCACGTCGATCGGCCGGGCCTCGACGGTGGTCCGGGGAACGGGTTCGGCCAGCAGCCGGAGTAACGCCTCCAGCGTCTCCGGGTCGGTGCTGCGCACCTCGGCCTCGCCCTGACGGAGCCTCACCTCGCTGTGCGGGACGACGAGATGGAGCAACCGCGCGTCCCCGGCCCGGTCGGGGCGGCCGGCGTTCAGGTGCGCGAACTCGTAGGCCATCCAGCCGAAGGCGTGCCAGCCCTCGACGGCCATCCGGTCGAGCTGTTCCTGGACTTGGCGCAGGGGGTGCGGTCCGAGCGGGACCGCGGCGTCCTCGGAGAGCCAGCGGCGACGGACCTCGGAGCGGTCGACCACGACCTCACCGAGCGCGTCTCCGGCGAACCACCACTCGCCTTCCCTCTCGTAGACCACGTACTGGTCGAACAGTTCCGACTCGGCCAGCCTGGCGGCCAGCAGGACGGGGTCTCCCGGCAGTTCCGTCCGCGCGCTCCGGTACCGCAGCAACGCCTACCTCCCGAGCTTAGGTTAACCTAACCTAAGGCACGACCCTAGCCTCCGCGTCGGAGTCTCGTCCAGGCTTGACCCCGATCTTCCATTAGGGAAGCCTTTCCTAAACAGCAGGCGGGAGTTGAGGATGCTCGACGGTTGGGTGCCCTGGCCGGAAGAGGTCGCGCGGAGGTATCGGGCCGAGGGGTTCTGGGAGGGCCGGCCGCTCGACCGGCTGCTGCGGGACCGCGCCGAACGCGACCCGGAGCGGATCGCGCTGGTGGACGCTGAGGGCGAGCGGTGGTCGTACGCCGCACTCGACGCCCGCGCCGACCGCCAGGCCGCGGGACTGCGGCGGCTCGGCATCGGCGCCGGGGACCGCGTGGTGGTCCAACTCCCCAACACGGACGCCTTCGTGGTGCTGTTCTTCGCGCTGCTGCGGGCGGGTGCGATACCGGTGCTCACGCTGCCCGCGCACCGCGAGAGCGAGATCGTCCACGTCGCCGAGACCTCCGGCGCCAAGGCGTACGCGATCCCCGACACGCACGACCACTTCGACCACCGGGCCCTCGCCCGGGCCGTCCGCAAGGCCGTGCCCCGCGTGGAGCACGTCCTGGTGGCCGGTGATCCCGCGGAGTTCACCGCGCTGGACGAGGTCGACGCCGACCCGGTCCCCCTGCCCGTGCCCGACCCCTCCGACGTGGCCGTGCTGCTGCTGTCCGGCGGCACCACGGGCAAGCCCAAACTCATCCCCCGCACCCACGACGACTACGCCTACAACGTCCGCGCCAGCGCCGAGGTCTGCGGCTTCGACAGCTCCACCGTCTACCTGGTGGTGCTGCCGACCGCGCACAACTTCGCGCTCGCCTGCCCCGGACTGCTCGGCACGCTGTACGCCGGCGGCACCGTCGTCCTCTCCCCCACGCCGAGCCCCGAGGACGCCTTCGCGCTGATCGAGCGGGAGGGGGTCACCGCCACCGCCGTGGTCCCGCCGATCGCCCTGCTGTGGCTGGACGCCGTGGAGTGGGAGGAGGCCGACCTGTCGTCGCTGCGGCTGCTCCAGGTCGGCGGCTCCAAGCTGGGCGCCGAACCCGCGGCCCGGGTCGGCCCCGCCCTCGGCTGCGCCCTCCAGCAGGTCTTCGGCATGGCCGAGGGCCTGCTCAACTACACGCGCCTGGACGACCCGCCGGAGCTGGTCGCCGGGACCCAGGGCCGCCCGCTGTCCCCGGCCGACGAGATCCGCGTCGTCGACGAGGACGGGCACGACGTGCCGCCCGGCGCCACCGGTGAGCTGCTCACCCGCGGCCCCTACACCCTGCGCGGCTACTACCGGGCGCCCGCGCACAACGCCCGCTCCTTCACCGCCGACGGCTACTACCGCACCGGCGACCTGGTGCGCGTCCTGCCCTCCGGGCACCTGGTCGTCGAGGGCCGGGCCAAGGACCAGATCAACCGGGGCGGCGACAAGATCTCCGCCGAGGAACTGGAGAACCACCTCCTCGCCCACCCCGCCGTGCACGACGCGGCCGTGGTCGGCATGCCCGACGCGACCATGGGCGAACGCACCTGCGCCTACCTCGTGCCCCGCGGTGGCACGGTCCCCACCCAGCGGGAGCTGGCCGCGTTCCTCACCGAGCGGGGCGTCGCCGCCTACAAGCTGCCCGACCGGGTGGAGGTGGCCGACGCCTTCCCCAGGACCTCTGTCGGCAAGACCGACAAGAAGGAACTGGGCCGCAGGATCGCCGCCCTGCTGCGCGCGGAGGGCAGCGGTGCCGGCTGAGACCACCGCTCCGGCCCGCCCGGAGAAGCCCTCCCCGGCGCCGCCCGCCCGCCGCCGGACCGCCACCACCCGCACCCTCGCCGTCCTGGGCGCCCTGCTGCTGCTCCTCGCGGCCGTCCTGCTCAGCCTGGCCATCGGGTCGCGGTCGCTGCCGGTCTCCGTCGTGGTGGACGCGCTGCGGCACGACGACGGCTCGACCGCCGCCTCCGTCATCTGGGACGTGCGGGTGCCGCGCACCCTGGCCGGGATCGCCGCGGGCGCCGCCCTCGGTGTCGCGGGCGCGCTCATCCAGGCGCTCACCCGCAACCCGCTGGCCGATCCCGGCCTGCTCGGCGTCAACGCCGGGGCCGCCACCGGCGTCGTCCTGTCCCTCACCGTGCTGGGCCTGACCAGCCTGTGGGCCTCGGTGTGGTTCGCCCTGGCGGGCGCGGTGGTGGCGGGACTGCTCGTGTACACGCTGGCCTCGGGCGGACGCGGCGGCGCCACGCCCGAACGGCTCGCGCTCGGCGGCGCGGTGATCGCCGCGGTGTTCACCGGGATCAGCCAGACCCTGATGCTGCTCGACGCGCAGGCCCTGGACCAGCTGCGGTTCTGGAGCGTGGGCTCGCTCGCCCGGGCCGACAGCGCCACGCTGACGACCATCACGCCGTTCGTCGTCGTGGGCCTGCTGCTGGCGCTCGGCCTGGTCCGGCCGCTCAACGCGATGGCCCTCGGCGACGACGCCGCCCGCTCGCTCGGCGCCCATCTGCACCGCACCCGCTTCCTCGGGCTGCTCGCCGTCACACTGCTGTGCGGCGCGGCGACCTCGGCCGTCGGCCCCCTGGTGTTCGTGGGTCTCGCCGTCCCGCACATCGCCCGCATGATCGCCGGCGCCGACCAGCGCTGGACGCTCCCGCTGTCGCTGCTCCTGGCCCCGGCGCTGCTGCTGTTCGCGGACGTCCTCGGCCGGGTCGCCGTCCGTCCCGACGAACTCGACGCGGGCGTGGTCACGGCGGTCGTCGGGGCGCCGGTGTTCATCGCGCTGGTACGGCACCGCAGGGTGGTGGCCGCATGACGACACGCACAGCCGCGCCCGCCGGGCTCCCCGCCCGGACCCACGTCGTACGGAGCCGCTCCCACCGCCTTTCCCTGCGGCTGGACGTGCGCGCCCTCACGGTCTGCCTGCTCGTGCTGGCCGCCACGGCCGGGGTGGGCGTCCTCGCCCTGGGCACCGGCGAGTACGCGATCTCCCCGGCGGACGTGGTCCGCACCCTGCTGGGCAACGGCAGCCGCCGGACCGACTTCGTCGTGGGCGAACTGCGGCTGCCGCGGCTGCTCACCGGCATCCTCGTCGGAGCCGCCCTCGGGGTGAGCGGCGCGCTCTTCCAGAGCCTGTCCCGCAACCCCCTCGGCAGCCCCGACATCGTCGGCTTCACCTACGGCTCGGCCACCGGCGGTCTGCTCGTCGTCCTGGTCGCGGGCGGCACCGGCGGCCAGGTCGCGCTCGGGGCGGTGGGCGGGGGCCTGGCGACCGCCGTCCTGGTCTACGTCCTCGCGTGGCGGCACGGCATCCACGGCTTCCGGCTCGTCCTCGTCGGCATCGGCGTCAGCGCCCTGCTCCAGGGCGTCAACGCCTATCTGCTGGCCAAGGCGCGGTTCACCGAGGCCGCGCAGGCCATGGTGTGGCTCAACGGCAGCCTCAACGGCCGGGGTTGGCAGGACGTGCGGCCCGCCGCGCTCGGGCTGCTGGTGGTCCTGCCGCTCATCGTGTGCGTGGCGGGCCGGCTGAAGATCCTGGAGATGGGCGACGACGTCGCGGGCGGGCTCGGGGTGTCCGTGCAGCGCACCCGGCTGGTGATGCTCGTCCTGGCCACGGCGTCCTGCGCGGTCGCCACCGCGGCGGCCGGCCCGATCCCGTTCGTCGCCCTCATCGCACCCCAGCTCGCCCGGCGCCTCACCCGGCAGCCCGGCCCGAACCTCCTCGCCGCCACCTGCACCGGCGCCCTGCTCGTGGTCACCGCGGACTTCGCCTCCCAGCACCTCCACGAGTCGGCCCAGCTCCCGGTCGGCGTCGTGACCGCGGTGGTCGGCGGCGTGTACCTGGGCCTCCTGCTGCGCCGCCAGCGACGGGCCGGCCGCATCTGAGCACCGCGGGGCCGCATCGGGGCAGATGGCCCGGCGTCGCCTGGGCACTCGGCAGGTACCGGCTCGCGGGGGTGCCGAGCGTGCGCCCGGCGTGAGCCGGTACCTTGCTGGGAAGGCCACTGCGGGGAGAAGCACATGACCGATCCGACGACCACAGACGCGGACGCCCTCCGTCCGCTCCCGAAGGCCGGGAAGCCCTCGGGTGGGCCCGGCCGGCTCCTGGGCGCCGTCATGGGCGACCTCAGGGCCGTGGACGGCGCCCTGTACGCGGCGGTGGCCGCCACCCCCACGCCCACCCTCGACCGGACGCTGCGCCACCTGTCCCACGCGGCGGACCACTCGAAGATCTCGTTCACCATCGCCGCCGCCCTGGCACTGGCCGGCAAGCGGCCGCGCCGGGCCGCCGTCGCCGGCGTCGGCGCGATCGCCGTGGCCTCGGCCTCCGCCAACCTGCTCGGCAAGCGCCTGGTGCGCCGGGCCCGTCCGGACCGGGAGGCCGCCCGGGTGACGGTGGACCGGCACGTCAAGATGCCGACGTCGGCCTCGTTCCCCTCCGGGCACACGGCGTCGGCGGTCGCGTTCGCCACCGCCGTCGGCGTGGTCCTGCCTCCGGCGGCGGTGCCGCTCGGGGCGCTGGCGGGCGCCGTCGGCTACTCCCGCATCCACACCGGCGTGCACTATCCGGGCGACGTGGCCGCGGGCGCGGTCCTCGGCATAGCGAGCGCCGCGGCGGCGCTGGCGGCGGCAGCCGCCACCCCCTCGGCGAAGACGCAGGCGCTCCTCGCGGCCGCCCGCTCCTGGCCGCGCATCGGCATCGCGGACTCCCTGCGCCGGTGAGCGGCGGCCCGCCCCTCGCGCCGCGGGAGGTCAGGGCAGGAGGATGACCG
This genomic stretch from Streptomyces sp. Go-475 harbors:
- a CDS encoding phosphatase PAP2 family protein: MTDPTTTDADALRPLPKAGKPSGGPGRLLGAVMGDLRAVDGALYAAVAATPTPTLDRTLRHLSHAADHSKISFTIAAALALAGKRPRRAAVAGVGAIAVASASANLLGKRLVRRARPDREAARVTVDRHVKMPTSASFPSGHTASAVAFATAVGVVLPPAAVPLGALAGAVGYSRIHTGVHYPGDVAAGAVLGIASAAAALAAAAATPSAKTQALLAAARSWPRIGIADSLRR
- a CDS encoding iron chelate uptake ABC transporter family permease subunit, with product MTTRTAAPAGLPARTHVVRSRSHRLSLRLDVRALTVCLLVLAATAGVGVLALGTGEYAISPADVVRTLLGNGSRRTDFVVGELRLPRLLTGILVGAALGVSGALFQSLSRNPLGSPDIVGFTYGSATGGLLVVLVAGGTGGQVALGAVGGGLATAVLVYVLAWRHGIHGFRLVLVGIGVSALLQGVNAYLLAKARFTEAAQAMVWLNGSLNGRGWQDVRPAALGLLVVLPLIVCVAGRLKILEMGDDVAGGLGVSVQRTRLVMLVLATASCAVATAAAGPIPFVALIAPQLARRLTRQPGPNLLAATCTGALLVVTADFASQHLHESAQLPVGVVTAVVGGVYLGLLLRRQRRAGRI
- a CDS encoding iron chelate uptake ABC transporter family permease subunit, with product MPAETTAPARPEKPSPAPPARRRTATTRTLAVLGALLLLLAAVLLSLAIGSRSLPVSVVVDALRHDDGSTAASVIWDVRVPRTLAGIAAGAALGVAGALIQALTRNPLADPGLLGVNAGAATGVVLSLTVLGLTSLWASVWFALAGAVVAGLLVYTLASGGRGGATPERLALGGAVIAAVFTGISQTLMLLDAQALDQLRFWSVGSLARADSATLTTITPFVVVGLLLALGLVRPLNAMALGDDAARSLGAHLHRTRFLGLLAVTLLCGAATSAVGPLVFVGLAVPHIARMIAGADQRWTLPLSLLLAPALLLFADVLGRVAVRPDELDAGVVTAVVGAPVFIALVRHRRVVAA